The Musa acuminata AAA Group cultivar baxijiao chromosome BXJ1-3, Cavendish_Baxijiao_AAA, whole genome shotgun sequence genome window below encodes:
- the LOC135629640 gene encoding uncharacterized protein LOC135629640 codes for MGLPTLSDSMASPNLQIWNNAAFDDGSASKATSSHPPPVRSVSTNPCGSSLDLDPSKENRSPDSAKPLAAHKKPAARVAFREDDKSIDEEIEKIEGEIAGLQSRLEALRVKKAENSSTAAEAVGRMRGRIVPAKFMDLKQGTPPMPASKRMEPSPVASAGLRRRGLSLGPLEILATPAKSLDPKRTAAKNLWPSALKKKTLESPAPSAKVDRRGLSLGPLEIHESFTLDQPHKASGTPLRSVQSCKKPSSQKLQDSKEVKGATKERGKSLSPKPRPPATAAKKTASDAKKAAGTPATVRLRQRSVSLGPAEIASNARSCRPNNPHQDGEKTTKTDKLPRHGSSMSPKSRQPSTTAAKKPAKEDQTLGGVRPKALFQENSSTSSCKRPSKTAKVRVVPSRYSLASTRTVGDEPGCKRRKWSLPELGKEKTRGPRRRSSGPALDCKRSQGSDLSEDQVMMDSKIPDNLDAEVSCPSLVQESPPSVMKIAETLPKIKTLRCNTESPRDSGCVKRAVELVGRKSYFAVAEGEELSSPCEALNFHEHM; via the coding sequence ATGGGTCTCCCCACGCTTTCAGACTCCATGGCCTCCCCGAACCTCCAGATCTGGAACAACGCCGCCTTCGACGATGGCTCCGCGTCGAAGGCGACGTCGTCCCATCCTCCTCCTGTCCGATCGGTCTCCACCAATCCCTGCGGATCATCGCTCGACCTCGATCCCTCCAAGGAGAACCGGAGCCCGGACTCCGCCAAGCCTCTCGCGGCGCACAAGAAGCCGGCGGCGAGAGTGGCATTCAGGGAGGACGACAAGAGCATCGACGAAGAGATCGAGAAGATCGAGGGGGAGATCGCGGGGCTGCAGTCGAGGCTGGAGGCGCTTCGTGTCAAGAAGGCGGAGAATAGCTCGACGGCGGCCGAGGCCGTCGGGCGGATGCGCGGGAGGATCGTGCCCGCTAAGTTCATGGACCTGAAACAGGGAACTCCGCCCATGCCCGCGTCGAAGAGAATGGAGCCGTCTCCGGTGGCGAGCGCCGGGCTTCGTCGCAGAGGGTTGAGCCTGGGACCGTTGGAGATCCTGGCCACCCCCGCGAAGTCTCTCGACCCGAAACGGACCGCGGCGAAGAATCTCTGGCCCTCGGCCTTGAAGAAGAAGACCCTAGAGTCTCCGGCGCCAAGTGCGAAGGTCGATCGTCGAGGCCTCAGTCTCGGACCATTGGAGATCCACGAGAGTTTCACACTGGATCAACCGCATAAGGCTAGTGGAACCCCTCTTAGATCGGTTCAGAGTTGCAAGAAACCGAGCTCTCAGAAGCTCCAAGACAGCAAAGAAGTGAAAGGGGCGacaaaagaaagggggaagagcTTGAGCCCTAAACCTCGGCCACCGGCCACAGCAGCCAAAAAGACGGCATCCGATGCGAAGAAGGCGGCAGGGACTCCAGCCACCGTCAGGCTCCGGCAGAGGAGTGTCAGTCTTGGGCCTGCCGAGATAGCCAGCAACGCCCGCTCTTGTAGGCCGAACAATCCCCACCAAGACGGGGAGAAAACCACGAAGACGGATAAGCTACCGAGACACGGTTCGAGCATGAGCCCTAAATCTCGACAGCCATCAACCACGGCAGCTAAGAAGCCAGCAAAGGAGGACCAGACTTTGGGCGGTGTGAGACCCAAAGCGCTCTTCCAGGAGAACAGCAGCACAAGTTCTTGTAAAAGGCCATCAAAGACTGCTAAAGTGAGAGTTGTCCCCAGCCGTTATAGTTTGGCGAGCACTCGGACCGTCGGTGATGAGCCCGGATGCAAGCGCCGCAAGTGGTCATTGCCTGAATTAGGCAAGGAGAAGACTAGAGGTCCGCGGAGAAGATCGTCTGGGCCTGCACTGGACTGTAAGAGAAGCCAAGGATCAGATCTATCAGAGGATCAAGTGATGATGGATTCAAAGATCCCGGATAATTTGGATGCAGAGGTGAGCTGCCCATCATTGGTTCAAGAATCCCCTCCATCCGTCATGAAGATCGCTGAGACACTACCAAAGATAAAAACTTTGAGATGCAACACCGAGAGCCCTCGTGATTCTGGATGCGTTAAGAGAGCCGTTGAACTGGTTGGGAGGAAGTCATATTTTGCTGTGGCAGAGGGCGAGGAACTGAGTTCGCCTTGCGAGGCACTGAACTTTCACGAGCATATGTAG
- the LOC135629644 gene encoding vesicle-associated protein 4-2-like, producing MAIADGKEDGKGWGIFRLRFFGGGGGGGGGAGSSSSNSSSTLSLTHHRHSRSSGRSQMGQVYRGAAAAPAARRNPGASSISSVAWSLLPTRRRLRLDPTSKLYFPYEPGKQVRSAVRIKNTSKSHVAFKFQTTAPKSCFMRPPGGILSPGESIIATVFKFVEQPENNERPLDQKSNVKFKIVSLKVNGPVEYVPELFDEQKDHVSVEQILRVVFLDPDRPCSQMEKLKRQLAEAEAAVEARKKPPEDTGPRIVGEGLVIDEWKERRERYLARQQVEGVDSV from the exons ATGGCGATCGCCGACGGCAAGGAGGATGGGAAGGGGTGGGGAATCTTCCGGCTGCGCTTCTTTGGCGGTGGGGGAGGAGGCGGAGGTGGTGCTGGCTCGTCCTCCTCGAACTCATCGTCGACGCTTAGCTTGACGCACCACCGCCACTCCCGCTCGTCGGGGCGGAGCCAGATGGGGCAGGTGTATCGAGGAGCCGCTGCGGCGCCGGCGGCAAGGCGCAACCCCGGTGCGAGCTCGATCTCCTCGGTGGCCTGGTCGTTGCTGCCAACCAGGCGCCGCTTACGGCTGGATCCGACCTCCAAGCTCTACTTCCCTT aTGAACCTGGAAAACAGGTTCGAAGTGCAGTCAGGATAAAGAACACCAGCAAATCACATGTGGCATTTAAG TTTCAAACAACTGCACCAAAGAGCTGTTTCATGCGTCCTCCTGGAGGGATTCTTTCCCCAGGGGAGAGTATCATTGCAACTG TTTTCAAGTTTGTCGAGCAGCCAGAGAATAATGAGAGGCCACTGGATCAAAAGAGCAACGTTAAGTTTAAGATCGTTAGTCTGAAGGTGAATGGGCCTGTGGAATATGTACCAGAGCTA TTTGATGAACAGAAGGATCATGTTTCAGTAGAGCAAATTCTGCGGGTAGTTTTCTTGGACCCTGATCGACCTTGCTCT CAAATGGAGAAGTTGAAGAGGCAGCTCGCCGAAGCTGAGGCGGCAGTTGAGGCACGTAAGAAGCCTCCAGAAGACACGGGTCCTCGTATTGTTGGAGAAGGACTGGTTATAGATGAATGG AAGGAAAGAAGGGAAAGGTATCTTGCACGGCAGCAGGTTGAAGGGGTGGATTCAGTGTAA
- the LOC135629671 gene encoding uncharacterized protein LOC135629671, producing MGVKQCELCDRPARMLCESDQASLCWECDARVHGANFLVARHTRCLLCRSCQSPTPWRAEGARLGPTVTVCERCAAADGAEDGDGGQGKGCGVDDEGGEGKGEEREVDEDDDEEDDGDEGEEDTDADADDDEGDDDDDDDEGENQVVPWSMTPPPVASSSSGEESGRMGNGGGFLKRMRENVDLGVSQEATYRALTPAAANDEATSFGSASRSSNDRKRPALLRLSTAEPSFS from the exons ATGGGGGTGAAGCAGTGCGAGCTGTGCGATCGGCCGGCGAGGATGCTGTGTGAGTCGGACCAGGCGAGCCTGTGCTGGGAGTGCGATGCCAGGGTACACGGCGCCAATTTCCTGGTGGCACGCCACACCAGATGCCTCCTCTGCCGGAGCTGCCAGTCGCCCACGCCATGGCGGGCGGAAGGTGCCAGGCTGGGCCCCACCGTCACCGTCTGCGAGCGGTGTGCCGCTGCCGATGGCGCGGAGGACGGCGACGGAGGCCAGGGGAAAGGATGCGGCGTTGACGACGAGGGGGGAGAGGGGAAAGGGGAAGAACGGGAGGTGGATGAGGACGATGACGAAGAGGACGATGGCGACGAAGGAGAGGAGGATACGGACGCGGACGCGGACGACGACGAgggggacgacgacgacgacgacgacgaggggGAGAACCAGGTGGTGCCGTGGTCGATGACGCCGCCCCCTGTGGCCAGCTCgtcgagcggcgaggagtcgggTCGGATGGGGAATGGCGGTGGCTTCTTGAAGCGGATGCGGGAGAATGTCGATCTCGGCGTCTCACAG GAGGCGACCTATCGCGCATTGACCCCCGCGGCGGCAAACGACGAGGCCACCTCCTTCGGTTCCGCCTCCCGGTCCTCCAATGACCGCAAGAGACCTGCCCTTCTCCGCCTCAGCACCGCCGAGCCATCGTTCTCATGA
- the LOC135629658 gene encoding G-type lectin S-receptor-like serine/threonine-protein kinase At1g11330, giving the protein MSLCTYLLIKFLKKRIARRRAEEASIDGVPTPLDLPSPSVSLENEIVYGEGLVSALYDLNTILAATGIFSNENKLGEGGYGPVYKGKLHDGQEIAVKRLSKKSGQGSREFKNEVELISKLQHRNLVRLLGCCVHGDEKLLIYEFMPNKSLDAFLFDASKSRLLDWTKRFNIIEGIARGLLYLHRDCRLKIMHRDLKASNVLLDQNFNPKISDFGMARILHDDQILARTDRVVGTIGYMSPEYAMEGQISEKSDVFSFGVLLLEVVSGKRNNYFLDEDLALNLLGYAWTLWKENRVVELIDPSLGDSWSQEEVMRCIKLGLLCVQELPVDRPTMSVVVAVLNGDINLPEPKQVAFFAGRSPTTSISSMDDSKRISSQGDLSIVQL; this is encoded by the exons ATGTCCCTCTGCACATACTTGTTGATCAAGTTCTTGAAGAAACGAATAG CAAGAAGAAGAGCTGAAGAAGCAAGCATCGATGGTGTGCCAACACCACTAGATCTTCCTTCACCTTCGGTTTCGCTTGAGAACGAGATAGTGTATGGAGAAGGACTAGTCTCCGCCTTATATGATCTGAACACAATTTTGGCAGCAACAGGGATCTTCAGCAATGAAAACAAACTTGGAGAAGGAGGGTACGGTCCAGTCTACAAG GGGAAGCTCCACGATGGCCAAGAGATAGCAGTGAAGAGGCTGTCCAAGAAGTCTGGGCAGGGCTCGAGGGAGTTCAAGAATGAGGTGGAGTTGATATCAAAACTCCAACACAGGAACTTGGTGAGGCTTTTGGGATGCTGCGTTCATGGAGATGAAAAGCTTCTCATCTACGAGTTCATGCCCAACAAGAGCTTGGATGCCTTCCTCTTCG ATGCATCCAAGAGCAGGCTTTTAGACTGGACCAAGCGTTTCAATATCATCGAAGGGATTGCCCGAGGATTGCTCTACCTGCACCGAGATTGTAGATTGAAGATTATGCATCGAGACCTGAAAGCAAGCAACGTTCTGCTGGACCAGAATTTTAACCCCAAGATATCAGATTTCGGCATGGCACGCATACTCCATGATGACCAGATTCTAGCAAGAACTGATAGAGTAGTTGGAACAAT TGGCTACATGTCCCCGGAGTACGCAATGGAAGGGCAAATTTCCGAGAAATCTGATGTTTTCAGTTTTGGTGTCCTGCTTTTGGAGGTGGTCAGTGGCAAGAGGAACAACTACTTCCTTGATGAAGATCTAGCTCTGAACCTTCTAGGATAT GCTTGGACATTATGGAAGGAGAACAGAGTGGTGGAGTTGATAGATCCATCATTAGGAGACTCATGGAGCCAAGAGGAAGTGATGAGATGCATCAAACTGGGACTTCTATGTGTGCAAGAACTACCAGTAGATAGGCCAACCATGTCAGTCGTTGTCGCAGTGCTCAATGGTGACATTAATCTTCCCGAGCCGAAGCAGGTTGCATTCTTTGCAGGGAGAAGCCCCACGACGTCCATTTCATCCATGGATGACAGCAAGCGGATATCCTCTCAGGGTGATCTTTCGATCGTCCAGTTGTGA
- the LOC135629682 gene encoding calcium-binding protein KRP1-like, whose protein sequence is MAARRQPVEFEDFLPLMVEKLGEEGLMEELSNGFRLLMDPRRGLITFDSLKRNAALLGLGALGDDDLRAMLREGDSDGDGALSQWEFCVLMVRLSPDLMDHHAFAA, encoded by the coding sequence ATGGCGGCGCGGCGGCAACCAGTGGAGTTCGAGGACTTCCTCCCCCTCATGGTGGAGAAGCTGGGCGAGGAAGGCCTCATGGAGGAGCTCTCCAACGGCTTTCGCCTACTCATGGACCCTCGCCGGGGGCTCATCACCTTCGACAGCCTCAAGCGCAACGCCGCGCTGCTGGGCCTGGGCGCCCTGGGGGACGACGACCTCCGCGCCATGCTGCGCGAGGGCGACTCCGACGGCGATGGCGCGCTCAGCCAGTGGGAGTTCTGCGTCCTCATGGTCCGCCTCAGCCCCGACCTGATGGACCACCATGCCTTCGCCGCTTGA